A section of the Methanococcus vannielii SB genome encodes:
- a CDS encoding Zn-ribbon domain-containing OB-fold protein — protein MVVRTWRSMQERYNLVGSKCKTCGKVYFPARSVCPECRRKGELIDCKLNGKGKIYSYSVVYAAPKEFDKQSPYIIGIVELDEGTKITSQIDCDIDKIKIGMPVESVFRKIKEDGLDGVISYGYKFVPVV, from the coding sequence ATGGTAGTAAGAACCTGGAGAAGCATGCAGGAAAGATACAATCTTGTAGGTTCAAAATGTAAAACTTGTGGAAAAGTCTATTTTCCTGCAAGAAGTGTTTGTCCCGAATGTAGGCGAAAAGGAGAATTAATTGATTGTAAATTAAATGGAAAAGGAAAGATTTATTCTTATTCTGTAGTTTATGCAGCCCCCAAAGAATTTGATAAACAGTCACCCTACATAATTGGAATAGTTGAACTTGACGAAGGAACAAAAATAACCTCACAAATTGACTGCGATATTGATAAAATAAAAATAGGGATGCCTGTTGAATCAGTCTTTAGAAAAATAAAAGAAGACGGACTTGATGGCGTAATTAGCTATGGATACAAGTTCGTTCCAGTAGTTTAG